From Dermochelys coriacea isolate rDerCor1 chromosome 9, rDerCor1.pri.v4, whole genome shotgun sequence, one genomic window encodes:
- the ZIC4 gene encoding zinc finger protein ZIC 4 isoform X4, whose amino-acid sequence MSVDALGSPVMDPAALSKRNTALRLVDLAGAHHHHHHLHPPQSMTGFPGFAGHPHSVAPTHPGEYAAESRLGPSPFRPEHMGHHHHHHPHPHHPAALKLSPAPHPHPHHQYHHHHHHHHHHHMAGQAEVVSSQTGTFGPAQSTAVPYPVSRTAQAISAGSYPGHHGHHHSEAGNHSLFSGLHEPPPHATPGGHLNGQIRLGLPGEMYARSEHFTQVPASRTDPFAASSLHSYGGMNLNVNLAPHHGPGAFFRYMRQPIKQELICKWIELDQTPKKLCSKTFTTMHELVTHVTVEHVGGPEQSNHICFWEECPREGKPFKAKYKLVNHIRVHTGEKPFPCPFPGCGKVFARSENLKIHKRTHTGEKPFKCEFEGCDRRFANSSDRKKHSHVHTSDKPYNCKVRGCDKSYTHPSSLRKHMKVHCKSPPPSSGYESSTPSLVSPSSDSGRDPPASCSHAEPVASSQTAANLSE is encoded by the exons ATGAGCGTGGATGCTTTGGGGAGCCCAGTGATGGACCCTGCTGCACTCTCCAAACGGAACACGGCGCTGAGATTAGTAGACTTGGCAGGGGCTCATCACCACCATCATCATCTCCACCCCCCTCAGAGCATGACAGGCTTCCCGGGCTTCGCCGGGCATCCCCACTCAGTGGCTCCCACGCACCCTGGGGAGTACGCCGCGGAATCCCGCCTAGGGCCGAGTCCATTCCGGCCTGAACACATggggcaccaccaccaccaccatcctcaTCCTCATCACCCTGCGGCCCTTAaactcagccctgcccctcatcctcatcctcaccaccagtaccaccaccaccaccaccaccaccaccaccatcatatGGCAGGCCAAGCTGAGGTGGTCTCTAGTCAAACAGGAACGTTTGGCCCGGCGCAGTCAACAGCAGTCCCTTACCCAGTGTCTCGCACAGCCCAGGCTATTTCAGCAG GTAGCTACCCCGGACACCATGGTCACCACCACTCAGAAGCTGGGAATCATTCTCTGTTCTCTGGACTCCATGAGCCGCCTCCCCATGCAACTCCAGGTGGCCATCTAAACGGACAGATAAGACTGGGGTTACCTGGAGAAATGTACGCCAGGTCGGAACATTTCACTCAAGTACCAGCCTCCAGGACCGATCCTTTTGCTGCTTCCTCGCTTCATAGCTACGGTGGCATGAATCTGAACGTGAATCTGGCTCCACACCACGGCCCTGGTGCTTTCTTTCGTTACATGAGGCAGCCCATCAAACAGGAACTCATCTGTAAATGGATTGAGTTGGACCAGACTCCCAAAAAATTATGCTCGAAAACTTTCACCACAATGCACGAGCTGGTGACTCATGTCACAGTGGAGCATGTTGGAGGACCCGAGCAGTCCAATCACATATGTTTCTGGGAAGAGTGTCCAAGAGAGGGGAAACCTTTCAAAGCCAAATATAAACTTGTAAATCACATCAGAGTCCACACAGGTGAAAAACCCTTCCCCTGTCCTTTCCCAGGCTGTGGGAAAGTGTTTGCTAGATCAGAAAACCTCAAAATACACAAAAGAACTCACACAG GAGAAAAACCATTCAAATGTGAATTCGAAGGCTGTGACAGACGATTTGCCAACAGCAGTGACAGGAAGAAGCACTCTCACGTGCACACCAGCGACAAACCCTACAACTGCAAAGTGAGAGGCTGCGACAAGTCCTACACCCACCCCAGTTCCTTGAGGAAACACATGAAAGTGCACTGCAAATCCCCTCCTCCGAGTTCAGGCTACGAGTCCTCCACACCTTCCCTGGTGTCTCCCTCCTCGGACTCCGGCCGGGACCCTCCTGCTTCCTGTTCTCACGCAGAGCCAGTAGCATCGTCGCAAACTGCAGCTAACCTGAGCGAATG A
- the ZIC4 gene encoding zinc finger protein ZIC 4 isoform X2, with protein MSVDALGSPVMDPAALSKRNTALRLVDLAGAHHHHHHLHPPQSMTGFPGFAGHPHSVAPTHPGEYAAESRLGPSPFRPEHMGHHHHHHPHPHHPAALKLSPAPHPHPHHQYHHHHHHHHHHHMAGQAEVVSSQTGTFGPAQSTAVPYPVSRTAQAISAGSYPGHHGHHHSEAGNHSLFSGLHEPPPHATPGGHLNGQIRLGLPGEMYARSEHFTQVPASRTDPFAASSLHSYGGMNLNVNLAPHHGPGAFFRYMRQPIKQELICKWIELDQTPKKLCSKTFTTMHELVTHVTVEHVGGPEQSNHICFWEECPREGKPFKAKYKLVNHIRVHTGEKPFPCPFPGCGKVFARSENLKIHKRTHTGEKPFKCEFEGCDRRFANSSDRKKHSHVHTSDKPYNCKVRGCDKSYTHPSSLRKHMKVHCKSPPPSSGYESSTPSLVSPSSDSGRDPPASCSHAEPVASSQTAANLSEWYVCQSSGGSGIPTPPSNSPSPNPGEASYTNCEPRPSY; from the exons ATGAGCGTGGATGCTTTGGGGAGCCCAGTGATGGACCCTGCTGCACTCTCCAAACGGAACACGGCGCTGAGATTAGTAGACTTGGCAGGGGCTCATCACCACCATCATCATCTCCACCCCCCTCAGAGCATGACAGGCTTCCCGGGCTTCGCCGGGCATCCCCACTCAGTGGCTCCCACGCACCCTGGGGAGTACGCCGCGGAATCCCGCCTAGGGCCGAGTCCATTCCGGCCTGAACACATggggcaccaccaccaccaccatcctcaTCCTCATCACCCTGCGGCCCTTAaactcagccctgcccctcatcctcatcctcaccaccagtaccaccaccaccaccaccaccaccaccaccatcatatGGCAGGCCAAGCTGAGGTGGTCTCTAGTCAAACAGGAACGTTTGGCCCGGCGCAGTCAACAGCAGTCCCTTACCCAGTGTCTCGCACAGCCCAGGCTATTTCAGCAG GTAGCTACCCCGGACACCATGGTCACCACCACTCAGAAGCTGGGAATCATTCTCTGTTCTCTGGACTCCATGAGCCGCCTCCCCATGCAACTCCAGGTGGCCATCTAAACGGACAGATAAGACTGGGGTTACCTGGAGAAATGTACGCCAGGTCGGAACATTTCACTCAAGTACCAGCCTCCAGGACCGATCCTTTTGCTGCTTCCTCGCTTCATAGCTACGGTGGCATGAATCTGAACGTGAATCTGGCTCCACACCACGGCCCTGGTGCTTTCTTTCGTTACATGAGGCAGCCCATCAAACAGGAACTCATCTGTAAATGGATTGAGTTGGACCAGACTCCCAAAAAATTATGCTCGAAAACTTTCACCACAATGCACGAGCTGGTGACTCATGTCACAGTGGAGCATGTTGGAGGACCCGAGCAGTCCAATCACATATGTTTCTGGGAAGAGTGTCCAAGAGAGGGGAAACCTTTCAAAGCCAAATATAAACTTGTAAATCACATCAGAGTCCACACAGGTGAAAAACCCTTCCCCTGTCCTTTCCCAGGCTGTGGGAAAGTGTTTGCTAGATCAGAAAACCTCAAAATACACAAAAGAACTCACACAG GAGAAAAACCATTCAAATGTGAATTCGAAGGCTGTGACAGACGATTTGCCAACAGCAGTGACAGGAAGAAGCACTCTCACGTGCACACCAGCGACAAACCCTACAACTGCAAAGTGAGAGGCTGCGACAAGTCCTACACCCACCCCAGTTCCTTGAGGAAACACATGAAAGTGCACTGCAAATCCCCTCCTCCGAGTTCAGGCTACGAGTCCTCCACACCTTCCCTGGTGTCTCCCTCCTCGGACTCCGGCCGGGACCCTCCTGCTTCCTGTTCTCACGCAGAGCCAGTAGCATCGTCGCAAACTGCAGCTAACCTGAGCGAATGGTACGTGTGTCAGAGCTCGGGGGGCAGTGGCATCCCAACTCCTCCCAGTAACTCTCCGTCACCTAACCCGGGAGAGGCTTCTTATACGAACTGTGAGCCCAGGCCCAgttattag
- the ZIC4 gene encoding zinc finger protein ZIC 4 isoform X3, with product MSVDALGSPVMDPAALSKRNTALRLVDLAGAHHHHHHLHPPQSMTGFPGFAGHPHSVAPTHPGEYAAESRLGPSPFRPEHMGHHHHHHPHPHHPAALKLSPAPHPHPHHQYHHHHHHHHHHHMAGQAEVVSSQTGTFGPAQSTAVPYPVSRTAQAISAGRDFLIRRDLTAPVMPGLTEQHTATSSHHGMFVSTTGSYPGHHGHHHSEAGNHSLFSGLHEPPPHATPGGHLNGQIRLGLPGEMYARSEHFTQVPASRTDPFAASSLHSYGGMNLNVNLAPHHGPGAFFRYMRQPIKQELICKWIELDQTPKKLCSKTFTTMHELVTHVTVEHVGGPEQSNHICFWEECPREGKPFKAKYKLVNHIRVHTGEKPFPCPFPGCGKVFARSENLKIHKRTHTGEKPFKCEFEGCDRRFANSSDRKKHSHVHTSDKPYNCKVRGCDKSYTHPSSLRKHMKVHCKSPPPSSGYESSTPSLVSPSSDSGRDPPASCSHAEPVASSQTAANLSE from the exons ATGAGCGTGGATGCTTTGGGGAGCCCAGTGATGGACCCTGCTGCACTCTCCAAACGGAACACGGCGCTGAGATTAGTAGACTTGGCAGGGGCTCATCACCACCATCATCATCTCCACCCCCCTCAGAGCATGACAGGCTTCCCGGGCTTCGCCGGGCATCCCCACTCAGTGGCTCCCACGCACCCTGGGGAGTACGCCGCGGAATCCCGCCTAGGGCCGAGTCCATTCCGGCCTGAACACATggggcaccaccaccaccaccatcctcaTCCTCATCACCCTGCGGCCCTTAaactcagccctgcccctcatcctcatcctcaccaccagtaccaccaccaccaccaccaccaccaccaccatcatatGGCAGGCCAAGCTGAGGTGGTCTCTAGTCAAACAGGAACGTTTGGCCCGGCGCAGTCAACAGCAGTCCCTTACCCAGTGTCTCGCACAGCCCAGGCTATTTCAGCAGGTAGGGACTTCTTAATACGCAGAGATCTGACAGCTCCAGTCATGCCAGGGCTAACTGAGCAACACACTGCTACAAGTTCTCACCACGGAATGTTTGTCTCAACAACAGGTAGCTACCCCGGACACCATGGTCACCACCACTCAGAAGCTGGGAATCATTCTCTGTTCTCTGGACTCCATGAGCCGCCTCCCCATGCAACTCCAGGTGGCCATCTAAACGGACAGATAAGACTGGGGTTACCTGGAGAAATGTACGCCAGGTCGGAACATTTCACTCAAGTACCAGCCTCCAGGACCGATCCTTTTGCTGCTTCCTCGCTTCATAGCTACGGTGGCATGAATCTGAACGTGAATCTGGCTCCACACCACGGCCCTGGTGCTTTCTTTCGTTACATGAGGCAGCCCATCAAACAGGAACTCATCTGTAAATGGATTGAGTTGGACCAGACTCCCAAAAAATTATGCTCGAAAACTTTCACCACAATGCACGAGCTGGTGACTCATGTCACAGTGGAGCATGTTGGAGGACCCGAGCAGTCCAATCACATATGTTTCTGGGAAGAGTGTCCAAGAGAGGGGAAACCTTTCAAAGCCAAATATAAACTTGTAAATCACATCAGAGTCCACACAGGTGAAAAACCCTTCCCCTGTCCTTTCCCAGGCTGTGGGAAAGTGTTTGCTAGATCAGAAAACCTCAAAATACACAAAAGAACTCACACAG GAGAAAAACCATTCAAATGTGAATTCGAAGGCTGTGACAGACGATTTGCCAACAGCAGTGACAGGAAGAAGCACTCTCACGTGCACACCAGCGACAAACCCTACAACTGCAAAGTGAGAGGCTGCGACAAGTCCTACACCCACCCCAGTTCCTTGAGGAAACACATGAAAGTGCACTGCAAATCCCCTCCTCCGAGTTCAGGCTACGAGTCCTCCACACCTTCCCTGGTGTCTCCCTCCTCGGACTCCGGCCGGGACCCTCCTGCTTCCTGTTCTCACGCAGAGCCAGTAGCATCGTCGCAAACTGCAGCTAACCTGAGCGAATG A
- the ZIC4 gene encoding zinc finger protein ZIC 4 isoform X1, which yields MSVDALGSPVMDPAALSKRNTALRLVDLAGAHHHHHHLHPPQSMTGFPGFAGHPHSVAPTHPGEYAAESRLGPSPFRPEHMGHHHHHHPHPHHPAALKLSPAPHPHPHHQYHHHHHHHHHHHMAGQAEVVSSQTGTFGPAQSTAVPYPVSRTAQAISAGRDFLIRRDLTAPVMPGLTEQHTATSSHHGMFVSTTGSYPGHHGHHHSEAGNHSLFSGLHEPPPHATPGGHLNGQIRLGLPGEMYARSEHFTQVPASRTDPFAASSLHSYGGMNLNVNLAPHHGPGAFFRYMRQPIKQELICKWIELDQTPKKLCSKTFTTMHELVTHVTVEHVGGPEQSNHICFWEECPREGKPFKAKYKLVNHIRVHTGEKPFPCPFPGCGKVFARSENLKIHKRTHTGEKPFKCEFEGCDRRFANSSDRKKHSHVHTSDKPYNCKVRGCDKSYTHPSSLRKHMKVHCKSPPPSSGYESSTPSLVSPSSDSGRDPPASCSHAEPVASSQTAANLSEWYVCQSSGGSGIPTPPSNSPSPNPGEASYTNCEPRPSY from the exons ATGAGCGTGGATGCTTTGGGGAGCCCAGTGATGGACCCTGCTGCACTCTCCAAACGGAACACGGCGCTGAGATTAGTAGACTTGGCAGGGGCTCATCACCACCATCATCATCTCCACCCCCCTCAGAGCATGACAGGCTTCCCGGGCTTCGCCGGGCATCCCCACTCAGTGGCTCCCACGCACCCTGGGGAGTACGCCGCGGAATCCCGCCTAGGGCCGAGTCCATTCCGGCCTGAACACATggggcaccaccaccaccaccatcctcaTCCTCATCACCCTGCGGCCCTTAaactcagccctgcccctcatcctcatcctcaccaccagtaccaccaccaccaccaccaccaccaccaccatcatatGGCAGGCCAAGCTGAGGTGGTCTCTAGTCAAACAGGAACGTTTGGCCCGGCGCAGTCAACAGCAGTCCCTTACCCAGTGTCTCGCACAGCCCAGGCTATTTCAGCAGGTAGGGACTTCTTAATACGCAGAGATCTGACAGCTCCAGTCATGCCAGGGCTAACTGAGCAACACACTGCTACAAGTTCTCACCACGGAATGTTTGTCTCAACAACAGGTAGCTACCCCGGACACCATGGTCACCACCACTCAGAAGCTGGGAATCATTCTCTGTTCTCTGGACTCCATGAGCCGCCTCCCCATGCAACTCCAGGTGGCCATCTAAACGGACAGATAAGACTGGGGTTACCTGGAGAAATGTACGCCAGGTCGGAACATTTCACTCAAGTACCAGCCTCCAGGACCGATCCTTTTGCTGCTTCCTCGCTTCATAGCTACGGTGGCATGAATCTGAACGTGAATCTGGCTCCACACCACGGCCCTGGTGCTTTCTTTCGTTACATGAGGCAGCCCATCAAACAGGAACTCATCTGTAAATGGATTGAGTTGGACCAGACTCCCAAAAAATTATGCTCGAAAACTTTCACCACAATGCACGAGCTGGTGACTCATGTCACAGTGGAGCATGTTGGAGGACCCGAGCAGTCCAATCACATATGTTTCTGGGAAGAGTGTCCAAGAGAGGGGAAACCTTTCAAAGCCAAATATAAACTTGTAAATCACATCAGAGTCCACACAGGTGAAAAACCCTTCCCCTGTCCTTTCCCAGGCTGTGGGAAAGTGTTTGCTAGATCAGAAAACCTCAAAATACACAAAAGAACTCACACAG GAGAAAAACCATTCAAATGTGAATTCGAAGGCTGTGACAGACGATTTGCCAACAGCAGTGACAGGAAGAAGCACTCTCACGTGCACACCAGCGACAAACCCTACAACTGCAAAGTGAGAGGCTGCGACAAGTCCTACACCCACCCCAGTTCCTTGAGGAAACACATGAAAGTGCACTGCAAATCCCCTCCTCCGAGTTCAGGCTACGAGTCCTCCACACCTTCCCTGGTGTCTCCCTCCTCGGACTCCGGCCGGGACCCTCCTGCTTCCTGTTCTCACGCAGAGCCAGTAGCATCGTCGCAAACTGCAGCTAACCTGAGCGAATGGTACGTGTGTCAGAGCTCGGGGGGCAGTGGCATCCCAACTCCTCCCAGTAACTCTCCGTCACCTAACCCGGGAGAGGCTTCTTATACGAACTGTGAGCCCAGGCCCAgttattag